The window GCGGCGAAGGACTCGAGTACGGCCGGTCCCTTCGTCATTTTCACCGCAGCGACGACCGGCCGATCGAAGGATAGGTAGATTGTCTCCATGGCAAGGCCCCCGAACCCGTTTCGAGCGGTGCATCGAGCCTTGACCCCGGGGCCGGCCGCTTCCGCTCCCTCCAGAAGACAGGCCTCCTTCAGAAAGGGATCCCACTCCAGCCGTCGCGCGTAATCGTGAATGAGATCGAAAACCGCCTCCGGCCTCGCGCGAATCTCGATCGCGGCCTCGACAGTCCTCATTGCTAATCGCCCCCCAAAGCCGCCACCCGCGCCTCGACCTATAGGACCCGCTCGAACACGCGAATGCCCGACCACTTCTGATCGTTCTTGGACCAGAGGGGTTTGAGAACCAAGCGGTCGCCCGTAAGCTCGAACGGTCGCTCTTCGTCGCGGCCGATGAAGAGGCCGTACAGGTCGCCCTCGGCATGGTGAACCACGATCCCCCTGGCGGCATCGACGCGGTAGGTGCCAAAGTACGCCGCGTAGGCATCAAGGAGCGCTTCCTTCTCCTGAGGCGTCACTCGGTACGGATCGCCCGAGGCCACCTTGGGATGCGGCTGCTTCATGATCTGAATCGCCATGTGCCCGGTCGCGT of the Candidatus Dormiibacterota bacterium genome contains:
- a CDS encoding lipocalin-like domain-containing protein, which encodes MRENARDAPQGLVGSWRLVSYEDRPASGPAVFPYGTEPKGFLVYDATGHMAIQIMKQPHPKVASGDPYRVTPQEKEALLDAYAAYFGTYRVDAARGIVVHHAEGDLYGLFIGRDEERPFELTGDRLVLKPLWSKNDQKWSGIRVFERVL